Proteins co-encoded in one Neoarius graeffei isolate fNeoGra1 chromosome 11, fNeoGra1.pri, whole genome shotgun sequence genomic window:
- the LOC132894263 gene encoding uncharacterized protein LOC132894263 isoform X2 translates to MPYCCAVNCNNGTGSGRSFYLFPREEKRQREWVVRVKREGWQPGKYAALCSDHFDDDSFLKNPHLLESLGVSVGQRRLKPDAVPTKFECKIKQSKEKQTSNAQAKRRRLEEDHGPQKRRKETCTTTGEQLQRERLSSASGKKSDHLVSPDYGPSIFTHTKSSAKRQNTKALQKSEKRQNLKKRKRGSRKQVTAECAVLGLRDTDVTTPFECSTDSTESSPEVADLEDEGSAEALDENETLSFELECRILRKENRTLKEQLKKYSLCQESFSEDNDKVEQFTGLPTYGIMMVAFQFIRPYLNLNRKFSSFQQFLLTCMHLRLNLNLQFLAYLFSISLETASRVFSNTCDVMFCRLVPALVIWPDRKHLRQSLPVSFQQNFEKCCCIIDCFEIFQEKPSDVETPRKTCLQNKSHNSSKYLIGIAPQGAVCFVSQGWDGHCSDKHITEHCGFLDELLPGDLILADRGFDGGDAVGLPSANVNISAFTRGTSQMSALDVEGTRVLASARIHVERIIGMVRQKYTILSNTVPMSLVHSKDNGITSLDKIVHICCALTNLSDRMILFE, encoded by the exons atgccttattgctgtgcagtgaactgtaacaacgggaccgggtcaggaagaagtttttacctttttccgagagaggagaagaggcagagagagtgggttgtgcgcgtgaagcgagagggttggcagccgggtaaatacgccgctctgtgctccgatcacttcgacgacgattcatttttgaagaatccccatctgttggagagtttaggagtcagtgtcggacagagaaggctcaaacctgacgctgttccgacaaaatttgaatgcaaaatcaagcagtcaaaggagaaacagaccagcaacgctcaagcaaaaaggagaagattggag GAAGACCATGGACCACAAAAAAGGAGAAAAGAAACCTGTACGACAACAGGCGAACAACTGCAGAGAGAAAGACTTTCTTCAGCATCAG GGAAGAAAAGTGATCACCTCGTGTCACCTGATTATGGGCCGagcattttcacacacacaaagtcGTCTGCAAAACGACAAAACACAAAAGCATTGCAGAAGTCTGAAAAGCGACAAAACCTGAAGAAAAGGAAACGTGGAAGTAGAAAACAAGTTACAGCAGAATGTGCAGTGCTTGGCCTTCGAGACACTGATGTAACCACTCCTTTTGAATGCTCCACGGATTCCACTGAATCATCTCCTGAAGTTGCAGATCTTGAAGATGAAGGAAGTGCAGAAGCTTTAGATGAAAATGAAACATTGTCCTTTGAGCTTGAATGCAGAATCCTGAGGAAGGAAAATCGTACTTTGAAGGAACAACTGAAAAAATACTCTCTTTGTCAGGAGTCTTTTTCAGAGGACAATGACAAAGTGGAACAATTTACAGGTCTTCCAACATATGGGATTATGATGGTGGCGTTCCAGTTTATACGGCCTTATTTAAATTTAAACAGGAAGTTTTCATCTTTCCAGCAGTTCCTGCTGACATGTATGCATCTTCGACTGAACTTAAACTTACAGTTTTTAGCCTACTTATTTTCCATTTCTTTGGAAACTGCATCCAGAGTATTTAGTAACACATGTGATGTTATGTTCTGTCGCCTCGTTCCGGCGCTGGTGATCTGGCCAGATAGGAAACATTTACGGCAAAGTCTGCCAGTTTCATTTCAACAAAACTTTGAGAAATGTTGCTGTATAATTGACTGTTTTGAAATATTTCAGGAAAAACCGAGTGATGTGGAAACACCGAGAAAAACCTGTTTGCAGAATAAAAGCCACAACTCTTCAAAATATCTGATCGGTATTGCCCCACAAGGCGCGGTTTGTTTCGTTTCTCAGGGGTGGGATGGTCACTGCAGCGACAAACACATAACAGAACATTGCGGATTTCTGGATGAACTTTTGCCAGGGGATCTGATCCTAGCAGACAGAGGGTTTGATGGAGGTGACGCTGTTGGATTGCCTTCTGCAAATGTAAACATTTCTGCGTTTACTCGGGGAACATCCCAAATGAGCGCGTTGGATGTGGAGGGCACAAGGGTGCTCGCGTCAGCCAGAATCCATGTTGAGAGGATTATTGGAATGGTTCGTCAGAAATACACAATACTGAGCAATACTGTGCCCATGTCTCTTGTACATTCAAAAGATAATGGAATAACATCTTTGGACAAAATAGTACATATCTGCTGTGCACTGACGAACCTGTCTGACCGCATGATTCTTTTTGAGTGA
- the LOC132894263 gene encoding uncharacterized protein LOC132894263 isoform X1 gives MPYCCAVNCNNGTGSGRSFYLFPREEKRQREWVVRVKREGWQPGKYAALCSDHFDDDSFLKNPHLLESLGVSVGQRRLKPDAVPTKFECKIKQSKEKQTSNAQAKRRRLEEDHGPQKRRKETCTTTGEQLQRERLSSASGNQTHTADLDLTVDGSEGNHTQLSLPRSSQGKKSDHLVSPDYGPSIFTHTKSSAKRQNTKALQKSEKRQNLKKRKRGSRKQVTAECAVLGLRDTDVTTPFECSTDSTESSPEVADLEDEGSAEALDENETLSFELECRILRKENRTLKEQLKKYSLCQESFSEDNDKVEQFTGLPTYGIMMVAFQFIRPYLNLNRKFSSFQQFLLTCMHLRLNLNLQFLAYLFSISLETASRVFSNTCDVMFCRLVPALVIWPDRKHLRQSLPVSFQQNFEKCCCIIDCFEIFQEKPSDVETPRKTCLQNKSHNSSKYLIGIAPQGAVCFVSQGWDGHCSDKHITEHCGFLDELLPGDLILADRGFDGGDAVGLPSANVNISAFTRGTSQMSALDVEGTRVLASARIHVERIIGMVRQKYTILSNTVPMSLVHSKDNGITSLDKIVHICCALTNLSDRMILFE, from the exons atgccttattgctgtgcagtgaactgtaacaacgggaccgggtcaggaagaagtttttacctttttccgagagaggagaagaggcagagagagtgggttgtgcgcgtgaagcgagagggttggcagccgggtaaatacgccgctctgtgctccgatcacttcgacgacgattcatttttgaagaatccccatctgttggagagtttaggagtcagtgtcggacagagaaggctcaaacctgacgctgttccgacaaaatttgaatgcaaaatcaagcagtcaaaggagaaacagaccagcaacgctcaagcaaaaaggagaagattggag GAAGACCATGGACCACAAAAAAGGAGAAAAGAAACCTGTACGACAACAGGCGAACAACTGCAGAGAGAAAGACTTTCTTCAGCATCAG GCAATCAAACACATACTGCAGACTTAGATTTGACAGTAGATGGGAGTGAGGGCAATCACACTCAACTAAGTTTGCCCCGGTCATCACaag GGAAGAAAAGTGATCACCTCGTGTCACCTGATTATGGGCCGagcattttcacacacacaaagtcGTCTGCAAAACGACAAAACACAAAAGCATTGCAGAAGTCTGAAAAGCGACAAAACCTGAAGAAAAGGAAACGTGGAAGTAGAAAACAAGTTACAGCAGAATGTGCAGTGCTTGGCCTTCGAGACACTGATGTAACCACTCCTTTTGAATGCTCCACGGATTCCACTGAATCATCTCCTGAAGTTGCAGATCTTGAAGATGAAGGAAGTGCAGAAGCTTTAGATGAAAATGAAACATTGTCCTTTGAGCTTGAATGCAGAATCCTGAGGAAGGAAAATCGTACTTTGAAGGAACAACTGAAAAAATACTCTCTTTGTCAGGAGTCTTTTTCAGAGGACAATGACAAAGTGGAACAATTTACAGGTCTTCCAACATATGGGATTATGATGGTGGCGTTCCAGTTTATACGGCCTTATTTAAATTTAAACAGGAAGTTTTCATCTTTCCAGCAGTTCCTGCTGACATGTATGCATCTTCGACTGAACTTAAACTTACAGTTTTTAGCCTACTTATTTTCCATTTCTTTGGAAACTGCATCCAGAGTATTTAGTAACACATGTGATGTTATGTTCTGTCGCCTCGTTCCGGCGCTGGTGATCTGGCCAGATAGGAAACATTTACGGCAAAGTCTGCCAGTTTCATTTCAACAAAACTTTGAGAAATGTTGCTGTATAATTGACTGTTTTGAAATATTTCAGGAAAAACCGAGTGATGTGGAAACACCGAGAAAAACCTGTTTGCAGAATAAAAGCCACAACTCTTCAAAATATCTGATCGGTATTGCCCCACAAGGCGCGGTTTGTTTCGTTTCTCAGGGGTGGGATGGTCACTGCAGCGACAAACACATAACAGAACATTGCGGATTTCTGGATGAACTTTTGCCAGGGGATCTGATCCTAGCAGACAGAGGGTTTGATGGAGGTGACGCTGTTGGATTGCCTTCTGCAAATGTAAACATTTCTGCGTTTACTCGGGGAACATCCCAAATGAGCGCGTTGGATGTGGAGGGCACAAGGGTGCTCGCGTCAGCCAGAATCCATGTTGAGAGGATTATTGGAATGGTTCGTCAGAAATACACAATACTGAGCAATACTGTGCCCATGTCTCTTGTACATTCAAAAGATAATGGAATAACATCTTTGGACAAAATAGTACATATCTGCTGTGCACTGACGAACCTGTCTGACCGCATGATTCTTTTTGAGTGA